From Streptomonospora salina, the proteins below share one genomic window:
- a CDS encoding TadE/TadG family type IV pilus assembly protein — protein MIRRLPQDDGQTTVFVAVAVIALLLMGGLIIDGGAQLRAAQRATSAAEEAARAGNQAVDIAQLLQTGEVHMDTADAVSAANAYLDAAGADGNARAASANTVTVEVHEHVDTVLLSLIGIDSLSATGSATARLATEEPQ, from the coding sequence ATGATCCGCCGCCTTCCTCAGGACGACGGGCAGACCACGGTCTTCGTCGCCGTCGCTGTGATCGCCCTGCTCCTGATGGGCGGTCTGATCATCGACGGCGGCGCCCAGCTGCGCGCAGCCCAGCGCGCCACCTCCGCCGCCGAGGAAGCCGCCCGCGCAGGCAACCAAGCGGTCGACATCGCCCAGCTCCTGCAGACCGGCGAAGTGCACATGGACACCGCCGACGCCGTCTCCGCTGCGAACGCCTACCTGGACGCGGCCGGTGCCGACGGCAACGCACGCGCCGCGTCGGCGAACACCGTCACCGTCGAGGTGCACGAACACGTGGACACCGTCCTGCTCTCCCTGATCGGTATCGACTCCCTGTCCGCGACAGGAAGCGCGACCGCACGCCTTGCCACCGAGGAACCACAATGA